The genomic DNA caCAGTATCTCCCATAAACCTTGGAagtgttatttttccattaataataaattttgctaattttgtgaaaacaaaagaaaaatatatttcttgcaTGTTAGTGAGAAGTGCAGGTTTGCTTTACTAGTCATCTCTGAGAATGATGCAATCTTTATATGCCTTGGCTTGACCATTTTTTTGCTTAACTTCCAGCGTCAACACTGATCTTAGGGTATGTATGTTGAACATTAGTGAAAGTCTTTTGATGTTTTGTGAGAAAATCCTTTGTGAGATGTTTGTGAGAAATTGCATCCAGTTTTGACAGAGAAGTAGAAAACCCGCAAATAAGTAAGTTTCTACAGTTTTCATAAAAATCTGTGTCAGGCTAGAGGAAAGAACAGTGCCCCTTCTGAGGGCTATACAAGTTGAATTTTGTCCCTGTTACATTCTGCTTTGGTTGTTTCACCCATGTGCTAACAATTCCAGCTTAGCTACAGCGGATGTTGTCTTTTGGGcgtatcagaggaaaaaaagaatgataaCTATGATGATggtaggaaattaaaaagatgcaGATTTATGAAATTCATTAGTTTCACTGCTCATGAAACAACTTGTTTTGTGGCTTTCTAAGTTCTGTGAATTACTGTTTACAAATCTTCCACTCCAGCTACATTTCAGCTTTTGTGCATATTTAATTAGAGAAGTTCAGGTGTGGTAGACCAGAATAAAGCATGGGTATCTATGAAATTCTATGAAAATGAGTGGGATTGAATGATTCTAACAGAAAGAAATTTGATTACTAATATAATACCATTGACATCAATGAAGATTAGATAGAAGGATCAAAGCACCAAGAAACTTTCTGAAGTACTAGTgataacttttattaaaaaagatgGAGTGGCTTGAGTTCACGCTCATCCTTAAGACCTTCCTACTCTAGAAAACCCTAGTGGTTGCTTGTTCTGTTCTTGATTATGCAGAAGATTGAGGCAATGTTTAATTAAAGTTTGCAAGGGTGTGTAGCGATAGgctgaggggcaatggttttaaactagggcagggtaggtttaggttagacattaggcagaagctctttacaatgagggtggtgagacactggcacaggttgcccagagaggtggtggaggccccatccctggagacattcaaggccaggcttgatgaggctctgagcaacctgatctagttaaaggtgtccctgcttactgcaggggggttggactagatggcctttaaaggtcccttccaacccaacgcattctatgattctgtgattctaagtgcATGACCCCATTCAGTGCATGCTAAGCAGATCTCTTTAAGGCTAGTATTACACTGGTTGCGAGTCCCATTCAACTAGAAAATGGCTTGAGGTGCAGCAAACTGGTATGACTCTTGTAGACAGGAGATGACACGAAGCCCCGGATTTGTGATAAGGGAGAAGCAACTTCAGAATGAATTCCTGGGAAGCAGAAGAAACCTGCTTTTTGAGGGAGATGCAGTTATGAAGGACCCAAGATGCCAGCAGTGTTACTTAGACCCCATGGAAGATGGAAGTTAATTAAAAGTGCTGTGGCACTTGCTTGGGAGTCGTAGGGTGAGGTGCTAAATAGTTCTGGGGTGTAATAACTTCTTTGTGACCCAGCAACAGAGTCAGCAGTGCCTCCTGATCTGACACAGGCCTTCAGGAAAGACTGAAAATGCAACCCAGCAAGAAGAGCATTAGATTTGCAGGGGATCTGGTCAGGGGCCAAGCTGTACTTTACCTTTGCCTACACGCATCCTAGATCTCTTCGTTTATGAAACTGGCTGATTGCAAGGATGTATTTGCCCACCCAgtcttcttttctgtttgatttatGTGAACGACACAGAGGTGATCAGTCATTATTGGGCAAAGGTTATGGATTCATATATGCTTACATACACTTACATAAGCACAATtagtaaaaaattttaaaattttaagttggagtaggaggaaagggaaaacatgTTTCCCAGTTACATCCTCTCAGTCTCCATTTTGAACACCCACAGAGTCAGTTTCATGGTTTGTATATTCAACAAAGCCTTATTCTGTGAACTGAATTTAGCAGGAGTGTTTTCAGGGAATACCTTTCATCTATGAGTAATAGCAGTTCTATTCTTGATTGTCCTGTTTTTCCCTTACATTGGCCTACTGAAACAATGTGATCAGTTAAAGTATGgttggttctttttgtttgtaagtTGTATAGCATCAGTAACAGCTTTTGAACATGCTGTTATCCTTCTCCTTCATCTCCTTCCATCACTGACCTTTATCCCAGAAAGGACTATGCACATCACATCCTGCAGTCTCTTTTTCTGAGACCAATTGAGAATAGTTATAGGATGGTGTGTTGATGGATTCTTTTGTATGCTTCATTTCAAGATATTGACATCCTCTTTGTTTTAACCTAGCCAGTGAGAGACAGCAGGAGGAGACTCACAGAGGAAGCTATTCTGACTATTGATTTTCTTGTGCCTTTCAGAGGTTCATTAATTCCTCTAACAATTGCTTCTTATTTAGCTGGCTGGGTGTGACCATCACCAGCCAGCAGAATAGGGGCTGTCATGGCTGGGTGAAGCCATAGCTGATAATGTGAACTTTGCCTTCTGAATTCTTGTATCTACGAGTTATTCATTTAGAATAGAAGCAACACTGAGCTCCCTACAAATAGTGAAATACTTTCATTTTGAATATGATATTCTTCCACAGTGTGTGTAGATGCCAGAAGGGCATGAATTGTGCATGAATTGTTCATATGGAATCAGtatgttcaattttttttcagtagtattGACTGGTATTGCCATTATGTCCCTACCAGCTGTATTAGGACTCAAAACTGACTAGTGCTGTATACCAGGACTGTTAGAAAGCACCAGGCTGGAGTGATGCTCTTATTAATTTCAGAACCTCTATGGATGTCCCATTTTACTGTGAGCAAGAAAAGGGTGTGTGTTGGAAGGCAATAGGCAAATCACTGTTGCGTAGAAGTTGAGTAAGGCAGTACTGAAAATTGAACAGTAATTGTAAAGCTGTTTCTGGCACTGTTTTTCTTGCTTATGAGTCCCTCTTGTCCCTATAATTTCTAAGAAAGATAGCTGTGGTAATAAATCTATATGAAAAAAAGTTGTTGGTTTTATTCCAGAAGTAGTTATatcattaaagaacaaaacaaaacccaacttcaTATAGTTATTCTATATAAggtttagtttttttgttttgttttcacaacaTAGGTGAAGATCACAGTAGAACTTCTAGGACACCACATAATTTTCCAGATGGCTGTTTTGGGGATGTTTAGAGCCATTGAATACAATTGGAAGACTGTAGCTCACAGGGGGAAAAATGGCTTATGCACTGTCCAGAACCCATGTTTCTTTTACATTATGTTTTATATCAAACAATACTTGTAGTCTGTTTGTCTTAGGGATACTGTTAAGGGGTGATAATAGGCAATCATTGATTCTAATGTCGATCTTACAgagcagtattttctttaaatgtagaTAAATGTTATTTGCACATTTGCCTGACTGCCATCTAAGTTAGTCTGTCATGCCTGGTTTGACTTAATTTGTTCTGACTGCTAAaggttttcaaaatagaaaaatctaGGTGTTATGAAGAAAGCCATGAAATTTACTTTCTGGATGAAGAATATCTCTTTTCATGGATAAAGGAAAGAAACCCTGTCAATGCCTGAAgcctattaataatttttttgtcttACCCTATTATTTGTCTTGGTTGGTCAGCTTTTACAAGATTTATTTTAAGTTAGTGTATtatctctgcttaaaaaaaaaaaaaattatgcttttttgcCCCTATTTCAGCCTGAGAGCAGTTTGACTAGACTCCGTCAAGTTGTCCTTACTTTTGCTTTGCATTCTGTCTCTTCCCAAGTATGCAAAACAGGGTTTGGTAGAGCGCTGTGGGCTTGTTGATAGCATGTCGTCATTCCCCAAATAGCCTAAGTGTGTGCAGTCCCAAATAGCTTTGTGTAAGATGTTCCCCATCCAGTAGAGCTAATTGCCAAAGTGTAATTTTTCGGCATCTGGTGTGGGCGATTTTGCTTGCCTGCATGGAACAGATTTAACCACTGAGAAGTTTTCTCCAGCTGGTGGCAGAAATCATGAAATACTTCTAATCAGTAGGTCTCTAATAGGTTGAGGCTCCCTCTGGGGAGGGCATTGCTAAGTTTTTCACAGCTAGAAGCCATTCTCTGTACATCATTTCAAAGCCCAGAGCAGTGTGAGGCCTGTTGTGGGGGTTGTGAAAGGAGGAAGTTCTTCCTAAAGAAATTTCAGCTTCAGCTTTTTAATGTTAAGGTCTTCTGGTTATGGGGTTGTTGTAAAAGTGGTTGCTTTTGTGGTTGTGTGCAATGGGCACTTTCGCTGATGTCAGACTTTTTTAGGTGTATATTGCTTGAGTTCACGAGAAGGCTGTTTAAGTAGAAGTTGTTTATGGTACATATTTGGCAAATCTGTTTCCATGTAATGCATAAACATACTACCTGCAAACGCTGCCTTGTTATCACAATGCATAGAAGTGCTCGCAcactgaaatttttcttcagtCCTCTACCAGGATTCCACCTGTAACAATTTTGCATTAGACTTTATTTTGTGAACATGTTTTTCTGGTATAAAGCAATgttaatgtattttgaaaatttgGAGATACCATTTTAATGGTTACTTATTAATCAGAACAAAAGCAGGTGGTGACActagattgttttgttttgttataaggaaaaaacatatttatcCACAACAGCTGCTTGCAGGGAGGCATCATAATAAATACTACATCAGTACGGAGAGAGCCATGCATCATTTTCTGGACAACCTGTGTGATAGGGTAGTTGTTATAGAAATAtcagtctatttttttcttctttttttcttttttttttttttttggtgtaaggTTGCATCAAAACTGTTTGCAGTctgttcttctctgtttctttgcacATGGATGTCTGTAGCATTTCTCCTAAAGCATTAAAATCACACGTGTTcaatatatgggtttttttaacctgagaTGCAACTGTTCTAATTTATGTTTGTATTCACCCCCACCCTGCAAGCAAACCTTGCTCTTAAGGTTGGCTTATCAGGAGCTACATGTCTGTCGTTGCTGTCTTCAGTGCATGTAGTACAGTCTGTTCACTGATTTCAGAGAAGTCTTTCGCCTGACCTGCTTCTCTGTTGGAGGTGCGAACTGTATGTGTTCAGAATACTGTTATTTGTGGCATGCTGTATTGGATCTAACTAGTGAGAAACTGTCCTAATAACTTACATTATTGACCCGCAACAGATACATGACATTGActctagcttttcttttccttcttttctttgccttttttggtCAAGAAACCGAAGCAATTTGATATACTATTTGGCACCATCTTTGGTGCAAATACAGTTTTAACCCAGgagggaaatatttttctctaaatgtGCCTgccactgtttaaaaaaagattacacTCCTTCTAACCTGACTTTGGTAACAGCAATGTTTTTTGCCTGCTGTATGGTAAGTTCCTTTAACGACATGTAAACATTTTGTCTTAGGgtctaaaggaattaaaaaatttcttctggaaagaaacaaagtATGTAAATGAGTTACACACATGCTTCCATTTTGAATATTGCTATAAAGATCTGTGCTGCATGTGAATTTGCACACAGGTTATTTTCTTCTCTATCATGAACAGAAAGCACAACTATTTCTTTAATTAGATTGAAGAGTTGCTGCTTCATTCCTTATTAACTTATCAGTTTCCCCAGCTAGGCTCACATTTCTTTCTAACTAAATTTCTCATGCCAAATAGTTGTCATTGATGCTGGAAATAGTGAAGAGGTAAATAAGACAGCaggtttttaaattacttcaagCAGGTTTGCAGATATCAGGCATGCTTAGAAAGAAATAGCTCAAACCTTAAAAATTCAAGTGTACTTTTGAGGTTCTAGTTGATACACGTCCAAAAATTGAGAGCTTTTCCAGTCAGCTATGGTGTTGTCTTCAATTGCATTTGTTAAGATCACtgtcttatttttctccttctgtttgttCATGCATCTCAGTCTTTACATCTCCTAGTTAAGTGTACAGATAGCTGAAGTGGTCTACCTACTGACAGCCACCAAATGGGCAAATAATACTCTTTCTTAGAGAAACCAGAAACCAATCAGCTTCCCTAATGGTGAATTATATAAAAAGGTTAAGTTAATCTCATCTTAAAGTTTGTCGTTCCTTTCTCTAATTCCAGCTCAGGGGCAAGGTCTGGGTTCTCAGTACTTGAAATGAAATCCTAAAAAGGTATCGTCGTTTTGCCTAATCACCAGAACTTGCCATCTATGTGATTCCAAGACTGGGAAGGAGGCCTTTGCATAGGCTGCAGTGATCCGTACATCACTCAGGAGTGTTTGGGGAAGCAACTCCCCTGACCCGTAGATCTGAAGGTGGAGGTGCAGTCAGCCAGTGTAGCTGACCATAACACGCTCTGACTGAAATACAGAGATAGAGCCTAATGCAATTGTTGAGAAACATCTCCAGTGAGTGATGAATGTCACCCCAGTGGTGTACCTGTTGCCTGTTATCAAGTTGGTTTGTATTTTATGATAGCAGCCAGCCCATTCTTAACATTTATTAAACTAGTTATGCGTGGCCCTGTTGTAGATATATCGGCAATGATGAGGTGTTATACCTACTGAATGCCTGTCTGGCAATTATCCAGGGAGCACTAGACAAAAGTCTGTTAAAAGCATGACATGgctttttaatgctattttaaataGCACCTCATTTCATGAGCTGTGTTAAACTGACTGTAAAATGTCCATTAAAAAAGTGTGCAGTAGAGTTCGGACTTTGtcagaactttttaaaatgtgttcagaATGATGGAGTGTATGGGGCAATGTTTGAAGCAAACAGTACGTACAGCAAAGTAAAGAGAAGCGTTCCccagtgttttctttccattctttcattTAGTGATCTTATCTTTCTGTCTGGTTTTCATTTGTGATTCTATCTGTATTTCTTCTCAAATTAGGACAATATTTGATTTCCTTATCACAAGACACCTTCTTCAGTACAGAGTTACTTAGGGCTTCCCACTGTATGTgtatctgctttgttttccaggacGCCATTGTATGGATTGTTTCAATATAATTCCAGCATGATTGGACTAGAATCATTAGCCGATCCCTCAGATACCTGGGAAATTATAGAGACTATTGGGAAAGGCACTTACGGTAAAGTCTATAAGGTTGCCAATAAGAAAGATGGCAGCCTGGCAGCAGTAAAGATTCTGGATCCTATCAGTGtaagtaaaaaatattaaactgtaaCTTCATTGTTAATGTAAAAGAATTCTCAGAGTTGAAATGTAAATCAAATATGTGAGAGATTGAAGGCATGCTGAAGGGAAAAATTTTGGCAGAAGGAGTTTGGTACCAGCACCTGAAAGCTGCAACTTAAAATTTCATCATCTTGTGTGTTATTTTAAGATAGCATTTGCCTGGTTTCTTTTTTAGGTTTATGTAATTCTTCTGGTATAAATTTAGATATCCGTGCTTGGAGCATGAAGGCACAGAGGCATTCCTCTTAGGGGCCTGCTGTAGCAGGGAAAATATGAGATGCTGTTAATCTTaatgttcttattttattctgtgtaCTCCctaaaagaatttcttttcccaTCGCAGAAGTACTGTGAACTTTAGGATATTTTATAGTTATCCTTTATAAGTGGATACTTATAAAAGTGGATTACTGCGAGGCAATAGTTAAGATAAAAACAGAAGAAGAGCACAGCCCAAATTCTCCGAAGTAGTTCTGTGCCAGCTCCAGTTTTAGTGGGTGTTAAATGCCTAGCTTCCCTTGAGAACCAGGGCCCTAGTTCTCAATCGAAGATTTAATTGGCAGCTGCTCAGGTTGCATCAAGCTGGAGTTGGATCGCAACAGTTGGGCTAAAATAGTTACTAAAAAAGTATGTTTCTCTCATCTACCACTACTGAAATTCATCTTGGTTTTCCCGTGTAGAAATCTGAAGAAGGTAATACATAAGATTATATCCTTTttagcaaaatgtaaaaaaaaggaaaatgcatgtaAGAGCTTAAATTTTCTAGCAGTCACAATCTGTGCAGAAACAAGGAAGGATTCAGTGCTTACATACTGTTCTGAGTTGTGGCCTGTGTGCTGATATTACAGTATTTTGTAATTGTCACAGAATTCTTTCACTaacaaatatttagaaacatttccttattttgggggttttgctttGTCTCTCTTTAATTGTTTCTGGTGTATGTCTTTTCCTCATAAGGATGTCTTTGTTTTTAGCGATGTCCACTTTGAGGTTTGGTCAAATTGTTCTCTGTTTGGTCCCATCTGATGACCATAGAAAAAAGAATGAGTCAAAGgttcatgtatttatatttagCTTACATGATAAAAAACATGCATGTGTAAAAACAGGCTAAAAAATAATACATGTGCAAATTTCTTATTTAGACAACTGAGCAAAGTGAAggataatttttacttttctggttAAATATATTACAGGCTGAAACAATCCTTGAACAACAGCTGCTTGCTTTACACAAACTTCACATTTTTGTACATAATAATAAAGCAGAAGTGGCATGATTTGTTATAGATTGAATTTACAGTATTGTGTGAGTACTTCCAGCTGcattaaattaaaaccatttaaaagtacaaactaaataaaaaaagggTTCTTTTTATCCATGAGGGTTTGTTCTTGCTTTGTACGGACTTACTGTGTTTATatgttctgtgtgtttgtgttttttatttaggATGTAGATGAAGAAATTGAAGCAGAATATAATATTTTGCAGTTTCTTCCCAATCATCCTAATGTTGTTAGGTTTTATGGGATGTTTTACAAAGCAGATCAATATGTGGGAGGACAGCTCTGGCTAGTACTTGAGGTAAAAACATTTTGATAACATTACATCTTAACTAGCAAAtattgttgggtttcttttttttttttgttgctagaGGAGTCATGGGCTTTCATGATTCTCTGATTGGTGCCATTAATCAAAGGACTGGTGATAGATGATGTGTGGTAGTCTACTGTTGAAAATCACATCCAAACTTAAAAGTTTGTTTAATAGGGAACGTCcttgcattttgtttctgttaaattTGCTACGTTCTGCCTCCAAAGCAAGCATATCCTTTTGATAAGAATGGTTTGCCTAGAAACAGCTTGATTTTGTTCATGTTGGAAGAAATATTAGATATGACATTTCCCTAAACTTTTGGAAAGCTCAAGCACTTGAGGGGAATGAAAAAGACGATGAAGTAGTAACACGGAGGAAAGCTAACAATCATGCTGCCTATTGCAAAAGTGAACAGAGAAAATGTAATGGGGAAGTCTGTTTCATGGTAACTTAAAACTGGAGGCTGGTTGTTGTTGAAAACCTCTCAACAGAAATGCCTTCTATTAACTCTTCTTGGCAATCGCAATTCTTGCAGTGAAAAATGCGTTTTGGTGGTCTCGTTGCCAGTTAAGTGACCGCCAAAGATTGTTGCAAGGATTTGTTCTAAACTTAATGATACAGAGCTTTGTGCAGACTGATGAGCAGTAACAGACAGTTCAaacatttctctctgttttaactAGACCAGTAAAAGTTAGCTTACACTTTTTAATTACTGAGCACTTTAGAAATTCCACTGCCTGTTCTTGAATGGTGACTGGAATCAGAAGAGGGAATCTTTATTTCCACTTTAAGTTGTGGAACCCCAAAAATACATCTAACTTCTACGTACTGCAGAATTATGTAACTTGAATGAAAACCTGTGATGTGTTTCACGTTAAATTTCCGTGACTATTAAAAAAGGAACTAtagtatttttgctttgttgttttgatATTGTTTTTTACTGTGTGCCTGCTGGCTTTGTGTTGAGTTCGAGCATGGTTtgccatgtgttttcttttttaatacaagtgTAGCGTATGCAACAGATGCGTCACATGTGGTAATCCCTACAACAAAATTTTGTAAAGCAAAATTGTGACATATTCTATGTAACAAAGTCGAATGTAGAATTTAAGAGAGTTAGGTGTTTGTATAGACCTTATCAATAAAGTATGTTGATTTCAGGTGGTTTTTGGTGCACATTGTTCAAAGTTTCAAAGAAATTTGAcgttaaaaaaatgtgttttctttatacGGAGAAATTTAACAGACAAGGCAAACTCTTTCTTGCCTTGGAATTTACGTGCTAATTTATATATGCATAGCATTTActttttatattataaattaaTGACACTTTTTCAGTAAAAGGGAATATACAAAGTACTCAGACTTTGATCTCTGAGTCTTTGATGAAATATATTCATTGGATATGTGACTTCCAAAATTTGTGATagaaaggtggattttttttttttcctttaggcaCAATTTTGCCATGTTTACTCATTACGAGCAGGATCTTACTTTGATAAATGCCTAGGATGAGGAAGGGTAGCAAAAGTGGACaccttaaatatttttaggatgTTGCAATTTACTACATAGGGAACTTCAGAGTTAGGCATTTTGTATTTCTCAGATAGGTGTAGCACAGACAACTGTAAAGCAAGCTTCCCTGCTTTTCCATCTGAATGTGCATCAGTccactttttaaagtattaccATTAGGTACAAAGCGGTAATGAAGTTTACAAGTTCATTTTGTCCCAGATCTTTGCTGACTGTCAGGAGCAGTGTCACTGACAGCTGCAGTAATATTTATgggatatatttattttcagagtcAGTCGTTCATTTAACATATGCTACCAAACAGCTGTCAGTCTATATCATTTTTCAGTTACAaccagcttgggttttttttgaagtgaggacacacttttctgtattttatttgcagGATAGAGATTACACTTAGTACAGTCTGTCTCAGTAGAACATTTAGTGCAATGAACGCAATGAACGAAAGTCTTTGACTTAAGGGCTTGTGAGCAAATGGTTAAGCATGGAAAGAAAACCATGCACTTTTCTCTTGCAAGATGATGAAATTCTCCTGTAAATACATTTGATGATTGATATTGAACTGAATGCTCCTAcccaattgatttttaaaaatatattaaattccctactaattaattaaaaagtaaagtcAGATTCCTGCAGCACTCATCAGTGTTTACATTGATGAAATTTTGCTTCAGGAACTTATTTACGTAAAGGATGTCTTGTTTATCATGTGATCTGGTGCTTTCCATGATCTAAAACTTTTAGTCCAGTGAAATTTTTCGATGCAAGGGGAAGTTAGtaataagtgaaggaaaataTCGACATATGACAGAAATTATTGTCTGAACGATACACAATTGGTAAAAGTTATGAGAGATGCAAAACTTGAGAGTCTgtagaaattctgttttcatacCATTCTCCTGATCTATGCTGTAGTATTTTAAACTTAATACTGATAATGTCAAATGAACTTGTGTTGAAATGCACGTGATGTATGTATGGCAGAAATGTTGATAAGGGTGCTGGCTGCAAAAACAGGTCTAGAGGAGAAAACTCAATGAAAGAAAGGCAATGAATTCTCCCATCATTTTTTTTGGTCAAACAATTAAAGTAAGAAAAGGactgagaaaaaggagaaaggaaagtggGGAAAGGCTTGGACAGGGGCATGCTTAGAAGGGCATGGACGGTAAACCAATGGTGTGGGTGAAAACATATTTACAAAGACTCTAATTgtactttttctcctcctcttttgaTCTACAGCAACCCATTAATGGGAAATGCTTGCAAGAAGCTGCTTTTCTCGATCAGAATGTTTCATCTCAGTTGTTGGCAGCACATGCCATCAAATCCAAGTATAGAGATATGGCTTCTGTCTACTTTATATTGCCTGCCAGCAGGAGCATTGATGGAGTGAAAGTTTAAAATGACTGTAATTTGTTGCTTCCCAGTTATCAAAAGCATCAGTCTTTTCTGCCTGGCCTTTTCTTTGCACaaaagcagtttttcaaaaaGACAATGCACATATTATTGTGAAAATACTCAAATAATGTAAATTGGACTTATAAATCCTCTTTTAACAACAAAATACAGTCATGTtcataatattttgatttttagttaCATTTTATAAATTACACTTTATACTTTGGTTTTcacttccctccccccacccaggcTGCTGTGATTTATTATTAACATTGCTGATAAAATATGTTCTAAGGTGGGGAGACAACATCAATAATTGCAAGGTAAAAATCTACTTGTTCCCAGACTTGTGTTGTAGTGCAGTTTTGCATGGTAGGTATTCACAGCCTAAACAAATACATTGAGTAACGGAGGACTTgtcttgctttttcccccccttgcaACTACCCCCTTCACAGCTGTGCAATGGAGGTTCTGTCACAGAGCTTGTCAAAGGCCTGCTGAAGTGTGGCCAACGGCTGGATGAAGCTATAATCTCATACATCTTGTATGGTGCTCTCTTGGTAAGGATGTTCATTGGGCTTGTAATGACAGCAGAGGGTGCAATTTACTCGTCTCATACATACATTTTCCAGTTATAAAGTGTGGTAATGTTGACAATATTACGCGGGCAGTTACAGCAGCAGGCGTTGTATCAAGCATGTAATCCGGTGGACAGATGTTTCTGTAGAGTATGTGCAGATTGTCTTCATTACATTCCCTAATAGTAGggtaattgtttttaaataagggAGTAAACTTATTTTTGTTACTGCTGGTATATAGGGCCTTCAGCATTTACACAATAACCGGATCATTCATCGTGATGTGAAAGGGAACAACATTCTCCTGACAACAGAAGGTGGAGTCAAGCTCGTTGACTTTGGTAATGACcacttcccatttgttttcctgaTACGTGCAGTTTAGCCAAAGGCATCTGTTTACTTTCCCCTGGGAAGGTTTCAGAAGGCTATTCGGAAttatttccagaaggaaaaatggagaaggaGCCTGATACAGCAAGAATAAAAATTCTAACCAAAAATTAGTAATAGACTTTTAACTTAAAAGCTTAAACataatgtaataattaaaaatagttctGAAGGTAccattttatttacaaagctCTTTTGCGTTTCACAAGGAATGTCAGTTTCAGGGCAGTTGTCCTCCTAATTTAAATTTAGATGTTCTGTCTTTTGCATATGAAAAGGAAACATTCTTCTCTCTGAAATGGCTTTTGCTAGccttaagcatattttttttccctctgagcaGAAGGTAAAATGGTCCCTTGG from Chroicocephalus ridibundus chromosome 7, bChrRid1.1, whole genome shotgun sequence includes the following:
- the MYO3B gene encoding myosin-IIIb isoform X10 is translated as MSAAENTASPEANWIRTPLYGLFQYNSSMIGLESLADPSDTWEIIETIGKGTYGKVYKVANKKDGSLAAVKILDPISDVDEEIEAEYNILQFLPNHPNVVRFYGMFYKADQYVGGQLWLVLELCNGGSVTELVKGLLKCGQRLDEAIISYILYGALLGLQHLHNNRIIHRDVKGNNILLTTEGGVKLVDFGVSAQLTSTRLRRNTSVGTPFWMAPEVIACEQQYDYSYDARCDVWSLGITAIELGDGDPPLFDMHPVKTLFKIPR